In one window of Brassica rapa cultivar Chiifu-401-42 chromosome A07, CAAS_Brap_v3.01, whole genome shotgun sequence DNA:
- the LOC103829313 gene encoding sucrose transport protein SUC2, producing the protein MVSHPMEKASNGTSALETQTAELDQPAALRKIISVSSIAAGVQFGWALQLSLLTPYVQLLGIPHKWASLIWLCGPISGMLVQPIVGYHSDRCTSRFGRRRPFIVAGAGLVTVAVFLIGYAADLGHSMGDQLNKPPRTRAIAIFALGFWILDVANNTLQGPCRAFLADLSAGNAKKTRTANAFFSFFMAVGNVLGYAAGSYRDLYKMVPFTMTESCDLYCANLKTCFFLSITLLVLVTFVSLCYVKEKPWTPEPTADGKASNVPFFGEIFGAFKELKRPMWMLLIVTALNWIAWFPFLLFDTDWMGREVYGGNSDATASATAKKLYNDGVRAGALGLMLNAIVLGFMSLGVEWVGRKMGGAKRLWGVVNFILAICLAMTVLVTKQAENHRRDHGGAKTGPPGNVTAGALTLFAVLGIPQAITFSIPFALASIFSSNSGAGQGLSLGVLNLAIVVPQMVVSVGGGPFDEIFGGGNIPAFVLGAIAAAVSGILALTVLPSPPPDAPAFKTGAMGFH; encoded by the exons ATGGTCAGTCACCCAATGGAGAAAGCTTCCAACGGTACGTCCGCGCTAGAGACGCAGACGGCTGAGCTTGATCAGCCAGCAGCGCTTAGAAAAATCATATCGGTGTCTTCTATAGCCGCCGGTGTACAGTTCGGCTGGGCTTTACAACTATCTCTGCTGACTCCTTACGTGCAGCTACTCGGAATCCCACATAAATGGGCTTCTCTGATATGGCTCTGTGGCCCAATCTCCGGCATGCTTGTTCAACCCATCGTCGGTTACCACAGTGACCGTTGCACCTCAAGATTCGGCCGTCGTCGTCCTTTCATCGTCGCCGGAGCCGGTTTAGTCACCGTCGCCGTTTTCCTCATCGGTTACGCCGCCGACTTAGGTCACAGCATGGGTGATCAGCTCAACAAACCGCCTAGAACGCGAGCCATCGCGATTTTCGCTCTCGGGTTTTGGATACTCGACGTGGCTAACAACACCCTCCAAGGACCATGCCGAGCTTTCTTGGCCGATCTATCCGCGGGGAACGCGAAAAAAACGCGGACCGCAAACGCGTTTTTCTCGTTTTTCATGGCGGTGGGAAACGTTTTGGGTTACGCGGCGGGTTCTTACAGGGATCTCTACAAGATGGTCCCTTTCACGATGACCGAGTCATGCGACCTCTACTGTGCTAACCTCAAAACGTGTTTCTTCCTCTCCATAACGCTTCTCGTCTTGGTCACGTTCGTCTCTCTCTGTTACGTGAAGGAGAAGCCATGGACGCCTGAGCCAACCGCAGACGGGAAAGCCTCGAACGTTCCGTTTTTCGGAGAGATCTTCGGAGCTTTCAAGGAGCTGAAAAGACCGATGTGGATGCTTCTTATAGTCACTGCACTAAACTGGATCGCTTGGTTCCCTTTCCTCCTCTTCGACACTGATTGGATGGGCCGTGAGGTTTATGGAGGTAACTCAGACGCAACTGCAAGCGCAACCGCTAAAAAGCTTTACAATGATGGTGTAAGAGCTGGTGCGTTGGGGCTTATGCTTAACGCTATAGTTCTTGGTTTCATGTCTCTTGGTGTTGAATGGGTTGGTCGGAAAATGGGAGGAGCTAAACGACTTTGGGGAGTTGTTAACTTCATCCTCGCTATTTGCTTGGCCATGACGGTTCTGGTGACTAAACAGGCGGAGAATCATCGGCGAGATCACGGCGGTGCTAAAACAGGACCGCCTGGTAACGTCACTGCTGGTGCCTTAACTCTATTTGCTGTTCTCGGTATTCCTCAAGCG ATTACGTTCAGTATTCCTTTTGCACTAGCTTCCATATTTTCAAGCAATTCCGGTGCCGGCCAag GACTTTCTCTAGGTGTTCTAAATCTGGCTATTGTCGTCCCACAG ATGGTGGTATCTGTGGGAGGTGGACCATTTGATGAAATCTTCGGTGGTGGAAACATTCCGGCGTTTGTGTTAGGAGCAATTGCAGCTGCGGTGAGTGGCATATTGGCTTTAACGGTGCTGCCATCGCCACCACCGGATGCTCCAGCTTTCAAAACTGGGGCTATGGGATTTCATTAA